Proteins found in one Planctomycetes bacterium MalM25 genomic segment:
- the regB gene encoding Sensor histidine kinase RegB produces MTPPPTQIGSRRLAINAQWFGRLRWVAAVGQLATIAFVAGPLGVEAPVPPLLALVGVTLISNALFWWWTSTRKQSPSRNEWHAVVGGLMLLDLAVLTAMLALTGGPTNPFVVFYFVNLALSGVVLPSAWAWSLSGLAILGFAAISFAHRPVDVLRDPDRLESLVWQWSRDESLVAPPPAVVGAWVAFAASAVVIVNFTTRLTTELRASDRLRRRAENERARAEKLEALGTLAAGAAHELATPLSTIAVASNEAHRELLAAGVEGPAAEDLALVRREVDRCRAILDRMATESGMASASAPERLTAEELMGDVLDELPAADRIDSEWREGSDELELVVPAMALAQALRAIVQNALDATDEVDPAGRVTVRGDRLADTLRLAIEDRGPGMPAEVLARASEPFYTTKAPGSGMGLGLFLARSVIERLGGSLRLESPEAGGARVIVVLPLAK; encoded by the coding sequence GTGACCCCGCCCCCGACCCAAATCGGCTCGCGTCGCTTGGCGATCAACGCTCAGTGGTTCGGGCGGCTGCGCTGGGTCGCGGCGGTCGGTCAGCTGGCGACGATCGCCTTCGTCGCCGGGCCGTTGGGTGTCGAGGCGCCGGTCCCGCCGCTGCTGGCGCTGGTGGGCGTGACGCTCATCAGCAACGCCCTCTTCTGGTGGTGGACGAGCACGCGCAAGCAATCCCCCTCGCGGAACGAGTGGCACGCCGTCGTCGGCGGGTTGATGCTGCTCGATCTTGCGGTGCTCACCGCGATGCTCGCGCTGACGGGCGGGCCGACCAACCCGTTCGTGGTGTTTTACTTCGTGAACCTCGCCCTCTCGGGGGTGGTGCTGCCCTCGGCGTGGGCGTGGAGCCTGTCCGGACTGGCGATCCTCGGCTTCGCGGCGATCTCCTTCGCCCATCGTCCGGTCGATGTGCTGCGCGACCCCGACCGACTGGAGAGCTTGGTGTGGCAATGGTCGCGCGATGAGAGCCTCGTGGCGCCCCCGCCCGCGGTGGTCGGCGCGTGGGTGGCGTTCGCCGCGAGCGCCGTCGTCATTGTCAACTTCACGACACGCCTCACGACCGAGTTGCGCGCGAGCGACCGCCTCCGCCGCCGCGCCGAGAACGAGCGGGCCCGCGCGGAGAAGCTCGAGGCGCTCGGCACGCTCGCCGCCGGCGCCGCGCACGAGCTCGCGACGCCCCTCTCGACGATCGCCGTCGCCTCGAACGAGGCGCACCGCGAGCTGCTCGCCGCGGGCGTCGAGGGCCCGGCGGCCGAGGACCTGGCGCTGGTGCGTCGTGAGGTCGATCGCTGCCGCGCGATCCTCGACCGCATGGCGACCGAGTCCGGCATGGCCTCCGCCAGCGCGCCGGAGCGCCTCACCGCCGAGGAGTTGATGGGCGACGTGCTCGACGAGCTGCCCGCGGCCGACCGGATCGACAGCGAGTGGCGCGAGGGGTCGGACGAACTCGAACTGGTCGTCCCCGCCATGGCGCTCGCCCAGGCGTTGCGGGCGATCGTGCAGAACGCGCTCGACGCGACCGACGAGGTCGATCCGGCGGGGCGCGTCACGGTGCGCGGCGACCGCCTCGCCGACACGCTCCGCCTAGCGATCGAAGACCGCGGCCCCGGCATGCCCGCCGAGGTCCTCGCCCGGGCGAGCGAGCCGTTCTATACGACTAAAGCCCCCGGCTCCGGCATGGGCCTCGGCCTTTTCCTCGCCCGCAGCGTGATCGAGAGACTCGGCGGCTCGTTGCGGCTAGAATCACCCGAAGCGGGCGGCGCCCGGGTCATCGTCGTGCTGCCGCTTGCTAAATGA
- a CDS encoding Beta-porphyranase A precursor, producing the protein MTALFKTLRPVGALALVALLLSLTTAPAQVVSVVADAGVRRFIGGLNQLERTKYFNHWGTHVIGGNTNLGDLATEVWAEDGLNSASGRDTWEFDSYIAQNIPQDPSRPGYFDITALRNFLRNGAYENFLNNSQRYESIRQHENHVYVQSGRAGSNWPSWLLDGTRLPVSHGGEAYGEFLNVYLEEVVYGTGPQIGNSQSQAYLPLDPENFYIEIMNEPSWELGPGGLDWEQAIEMHRNVTETVKSANPQAQIGGASVGNASFASWNPYRWDYAKTLMDDMTTWQTDNGQPAEFDFWTLHPYDSRPINSSGVPEHRLPESSGHLDGILDLFESYSHQLFGDPKRFAITEYGTIQWSENNGDFSTYPRRLLQWDEMTDIKKKMFTFMDRPDRIINATPFVAPQWWTGSSPTEHGQSGNVFWDRNADGTWTETINAGLYRMLNDVRGEYVQIESGDDEVQALAFRDGNQLHVILNSLIDSNRTVDLAALLGDASVTGATLDRVFWNGATGVFQDDLDVLNSWQSIGLTPEESVKLTLTYDESVAYTLATDRDTYYGDDTQTPINLSGGRSKVINLNADTEDAVAATVRVAISGRSNLWNTAFDVVVNGQTIHVPARGANGFDEHDNSLFSREVDVPVAALNDGANEVYVDFPSNGGDLVTATLIVTRSLGDYNGSGVFDGDDLALLFDQFGPTAPGSRYDLVADGVVDMEDVRFWYEELRGVATPTGDFNNDGLVDAADYSVIRDLGGAEFEFDYQYWAHRYGQAVPSASQQAVPEPSTLAVALLALTPFATRRRGSNSSDVTGPRRGAVTIRPSSRPKPPRQGPRRQSAPLGRGS; encoded by the coding sequence GTGACGGCTCTCTTCAAGACACTTCGCCCGGTCGGCGCGCTCGCTCTGGTGGCGTTGCTCCTCTCGCTCACCACGGCGCCGGCGCAGGTCGTCTCGGTTGTCGCCGACGCCGGCGTGCGCCGGTTCATCGGCGGCCTGAATCAGTTGGAGCGGACCAAGTACTTCAACCACTGGGGCACCCATGTCATCGGCGGAAACACCAACCTGGGCGACTTGGCGACCGAGGTCTGGGCCGAGGACGGATTGAACTCCGCCTCGGGACGTGACACGTGGGAGTTCGATTCGTACATCGCTCAGAACATCCCGCAGGACCCCAGCCGCCCCGGCTACTTCGACATCACGGCGTTGCGCAACTTTCTGCGGAACGGCGCGTACGAGAACTTCCTCAACAACAGCCAACGCTACGAGTCGATCCGTCAGCACGAGAACCACGTGTACGTCCAATCGGGCCGCGCGGGATCGAACTGGCCCAGCTGGCTGCTCGACGGCACCCGCCTGCCCGTCAGCCACGGGGGCGAGGCGTACGGCGAGTTCTTGAACGTCTACCTCGAAGAGGTCGTGTACGGCACGGGTCCGCAGATCGGCAACAGCCAGAGCCAAGCCTATCTGCCGCTCGACCCCGAGAACTTCTACATCGAGATCATGAACGAGCCCTCCTGGGAGCTCGGCCCCGGCGGGCTCGACTGGGAGCAGGCGATCGAGATGCACCGCAACGTGACCGAGACCGTCAAGAGCGCGAACCCCCAGGCGCAGATCGGCGGCGCCTCGGTCGGCAACGCGTCGTTCGCTTCGTGGAACCCTTACCGCTGGGACTACGCGAAGACGCTCATGGACGACATGACGACCTGGCAGACCGACAACGGCCAGCCCGCCGAGTTCGACTTCTGGACGCTCCACCCGTACGACTCGCGCCCCATCAACTCGAGCGGCGTGCCGGAGCACCGCCTCCCCGAGTCCTCCGGCCACCTCGATGGCATCTTGGATCTGTTCGAGTCGTACAGCCACCAGCTGTTCGGCGACCCCAAGCGGTTCGCGATCACCGAGTACGGTACGATCCAGTGGAGCGAGAACAACGGCGACTTCAGCACCTACCCACGCCGGCTGCTGCAGTGGGACGAGATGACCGACATCAAGAAGAAGATGTTCACGTTCATGGACCGACCCGACCGGATCATCAACGCGACGCCCTTCGTGGCGCCGCAGTGGTGGACGGGCAGCTCCCCCACCGAGCACGGCCAGTCGGGCAACGTCTTCTGGGACCGCAACGCGGACGGCACGTGGACCGAGACGATCAACGCGGGCCTCTACCGCATGCTCAACGACGTCCGCGGCGAGTACGTGCAGATCGAGTCGGGCGACGACGAGGTGCAGGCCCTCGCGTTCCGCGACGGGAACCAACTGCACGTGATCCTCAACAGCCTGATCGACTCCAACCGCACCGTGGACCTCGCCGCCCTGCTGGGCGACGCGTCGGTCACCGGGGCGACGCTCGACCGGGTCTTCTGGAACGGCGCGACGGGCGTCTTCCAAGACGACCTCGACGTGCTGAACAGCTGGCAGAGCATCGGCCTCACGCCCGAGGAGAGCGTGAAGCTCACGCTCACGTACGACGAGTCGGTCGCCTACACCCTCGCGACCGACCGCGACACCTACTACGGCGACGACACCCAAACGCCGATCAACCTGTCGGGCGGGCGTTCGAAGGTCATCAACCTCAACGCCGACACCGAGGACGCCGTCGCGGCGACGGTGCGGGTGGCGATCTCCGGACGCAGCAACCTGTGGAACACGGCGTTCGACGTGGTCGTGAACGGCCAGACGATCCACGTCCCCGCGCGGGGCGCCAACGGCTTCGACGAGCACGACAACTCGCTCTTCTCGCGCGAGGTCGACGTGCCGGTCGCGGCGCTCAACGACGGCGCCAACGAGGTCTACGTCGACTTCCCCTCCAACGGCGGCGACCTCGTGACCGCGACGCTCATCGTCACCCGCTCGCTCGGGGACTACAACGGCAGCGGCGTCTTCGACGGCGATGACCTCGCCCTGCTGTTCGATCAGTTCGGTCCGACCGCCCCGGGAAGCCGCTACGACCTGGTCGCCGACGGGGTCGTCGACATGGAGGACGTCCGCTTCTGGTACGAGGAGCTGCGGGGCGTCGCGACGCCCACGGGCGACTTCAACAACGACGGCCTGGTCGATGCGGCCGACTACTCCGTGATCCGCGACCTGGGGGGCGCCGAGTTCGAGTTCGACTACCAGTACTGGGCGCACCGCTACGGCCAAGCCGTGCCGTCCGCTTCGCAACAGGCCGTGCCGGAGCCCTCAACGCTGGCGGTGGCCCTGCTGGCCCTCACCCCGTTCGCAACCCGGCGCAGGGGCTCGAACTCATCGGACGTGACGGGTCCCCGCCGGGGCGCCGTCACCATCCGCCCGAGCTCGCGGCCCAAGCCGCCGCGGCAAGGGCCGCGTAGACAGTCCGCGCCATTAGGCCGCGGATCGTGA
- the puo gene encoding Putrescine oxidase — protein MPDSSPHDDAIVIGAGLAGLTCAKRLAEAGKRVTVLEAGDAVGGRVRTDLVDGFRLDRGFQVYNPAYPDAAQELDHAALDLRPFEPGALVYRGGGFHRLSDPWRRPSKALATATSPVGTLRDKLLIASLRSKLRRDPSLDAVAGEEVTTLEALRRFGFSETIIERFFRPFFGGVFLESDLETSSRMFEFVFRLFGEGDVSLPREGMAQIPAQLAAAIPDGAIELDAQVSGVETHEDRAEVAVGDTRRETKCVVVATDAPAADRLLGREGEPNRGVAATSVYFAATKPPIEEPILLLNGEGAGAGPINSLCVPSQVSPGYAPEGQALVSAAVVGDPASSDDDLVESLRHQARSWFGPQAEAWRLLRVVRVRYALPRQSPPRYEQVEEPVRLGPRLYVCGDRHDTASINGAIRSGRRAAEAVLTELASQE, from the coding sequence ATGCCCGATTCCTCCCCCCACGACGACGCGATCGTCATCGGCGCTGGCCTCGCTGGCCTCACCTGCGCGAAGCGTTTGGCGGAGGCGGGCAAACGCGTCACCGTGCTCGAAGCGGGAGACGCGGTCGGCGGGCGGGTGCGGACCGACCTGGTGGACGGCTTCCGCCTCGACCGCGGTTTTCAGGTCTACAATCCGGCCTACCCCGACGCGGCGCAGGAGCTCGACCACGCGGCGCTCGACCTGCGGCCGTTTGAGCCCGGCGCCTTGGTCTACCGCGGCGGCGGTTTCCATCGCCTGAGCGATCCGTGGCGGCGTCCCTCGAAGGCGCTCGCCACCGCGACCAGCCCGGTCGGCACGCTGCGCGACAAGCTGCTGATCGCCAGCCTGCGATCGAAGCTGCGCCGTGATCCCTCGCTCGACGCGGTCGCCGGCGAAGAGGTCACGACGCTCGAAGCGCTCCGCCGATTCGGTTTTTCCGAGACGATCATCGAGCGGTTCTTCCGACCGTTCTTTGGCGGCGTCTTCCTCGAGTCCGACTTGGAGACCTCCAGTCGGATGTTCGAATTCGTCTTCCGCCTGTTCGGCGAAGGAGATGTTTCACTGCCGCGCGAGGGCATGGCCCAGATCCCCGCGCAGCTGGCGGCGGCCATCCCGGACGGCGCGATCGAGCTGGACGCCCAGGTCAGCGGGGTGGAGACCCATGAGGACCGCGCGGAAGTCGCGGTCGGCGATACTCGTCGCGAGACGAAGTGCGTTGTCGTGGCGACCGACGCCCCGGCCGCCGACCGATTGCTGGGTCGCGAGGGGGAGCCGAACCGCGGCGTCGCTGCGACGAGCGTCTACTTTGCGGCGACCAAGCCGCCGATCGAAGAACCGATCCTCCTGCTCAACGGCGAAGGCGCTGGGGCGGGGCCGATCAACAGCCTGTGCGTCCCCAGCCAGGTGAGCCCCGGCTACGCCCCCGAGGGCCAGGCGCTCGTCTCGGCCGCCGTTGTGGGCGACCCGGCGTCGAGCGACGACGACCTGGTCGAGTCGCTCCGCCACCAAGCCCGCTCCTGGTTCGGCCCGCAGGCCGAGGCGTGGCGTTTGCTGCGCGTTGTGCGCGTGCGGTACGCCTTGCCGCGCCAATCGCCCCCGCGTTACGAACAAGTCGAGGAGCCGGTGCGCCTCGGGCCACGGCTCTACGTCTGCGGCGACCGGCACGACACGGCGTCGATCAACGGCGCGATCCGCTCCGGCCGCCGCGCCGCCGAGGCGGTGCTCACCGAGCTCGCCTCTCAGGAGTGA
- the atsA_35 gene encoding Arylsulfatase has product MYASCVLRCWSVGILLSFAAGAAAQQVLPFPPTPSGSQAGLTIQDSTYQKRVTPKRLSDDAPNILIILIDDVGPATPSTYGGEINTPTLSRVANLGVSYNRFHSTAMCSPTRAALLTGRNHTRVGNGQIAAIANDFDGFSGTIPKSSATVAEVLKQYGYNTGAWGKWHNTPEEQITNKGPFEYWPTGYGFEYFYGFLAGEASQYEPTLVRNTNYVKRPEKENYHLSEDIAEDAIRWLRDQKTYAPDKPFFMYWAPGASHGPHQVSKEWADKYRGKFDDGWDAYRERTIVRQKELGWIPQDTKLTPRPESLASWESIPEDEKPFQRRLMEVFAGFTEHADHNAGRVIDEIERLGELDNTIVFYIWGDNGSSAEGLYGTISEQLAQNAIPTKISQHLEALEELGGLDALGGHKTDNMYHAAWAWAGSTPYRSTKLVGAHFGGTRQPMAIAWPKGITRDKTPRPQFHHVVDIVPTLYSVLDITPPQRVNGVEQDSLDGVSMQYTFDDPAAEGTRKTQFFDIMASRGIYHDGWFASAMGPREPWVGGIPKGARTWTPEKDKWELYNLEEDWSQANDLADQMPEKVEHLKKLFLIESTKNKNLPIGGGLWSTALFHPEDAPAPPYTEWSFYGPNVGMPESAAPKLGKVDSLVDMELKVPADANGVLYALAGFSGGLTCYVRDGRLCYEFNLFEVERTKIQSETKLPEGDVRVEVQSRLVDRIGGAMDVTLRVNGKEVASGRVPRAMSLHFTSNATFDLGSDSDSPVSLDYFDEAPFEFNGEIGVTKIEYLNK; this is encoded by the coding sequence ATGTACGCGAGCTGTGTGCTGCGCTGTTGGTCCGTTGGCATCCTCCTGTCGTTCGCCGCGGGCGCGGCGGCTCAGCAGGTGCTGCCCTTCCCGCCGACGCCTTCGGGGTCGCAGGCGGGGCTGACGATCCAGGACTCGACTTACCAGAAGCGGGTCACGCCGAAGCGGCTCTCCGATGACGCGCCGAACATCCTCATCATCCTGATCGACGACGTCGGCCCGGCGACCCCCTCCACCTACGGCGGCGAGATCAACACGCCGACGCTGAGCCGCGTCGCCAATCTTGGCGTGTCGTACAACCGCTTCCACTCGACGGCGATGTGCTCGCCGACGCGGGCCGCGTTGCTCACCGGCCGCAACCACACGCGCGTGGGCAACGGCCAGATCGCGGCGATCGCCAACGACTTCGATGGCTTCAGTGGCACGATCCCCAAGTCGTCTGCCACGGTCGCCGAAGTCCTCAAGCAGTACGGCTACAACACGGGCGCGTGGGGCAAGTGGCACAACACGCCCGAGGAGCAGATCACCAACAAGGGGCCGTTCGAGTACTGGCCGACCGGCTACGGCTTCGAGTACTTCTACGGCTTCCTCGCGGGCGAGGCGTCGCAGTACGAGCCGACGCTCGTGCGGAACACGAACTACGTGAAGCGCCCCGAGAAAGAGAACTACCACCTGTCGGAAGACATCGCCGAGGACGCGATCCGCTGGCTGCGTGATCAGAAGACCTACGCCCCGGACAAGCCGTTCTTCATGTACTGGGCGCCGGGCGCCTCGCACGGGCCGCACCAGGTGTCGAAGGAATGGGCCGACAAATACCGCGGCAAGTTCGACGACGGCTGGGACGCGTACCGCGAACGGACGATCGTCCGGCAGAAGGAGCTCGGCTGGATCCCGCAGGACACCAAGCTGACGCCCCGGCCCGAGTCGCTCGCCTCGTGGGAGTCGATCCCCGAGGACGAGAAGCCGTTCCAGCGCCGCCTGATGGAGGTCTTCGCCGGCTTCACCGAGCACGCCGACCACAACGCGGGCCGCGTGATCGACGAGATCGAGCGGCTCGGCGAGCTCGACAACACGATCGTCTTCTACATCTGGGGCGATAACGGTTCCTCCGCCGAGGGCCTCTACGGCACCATCAGCGAGCAGCTCGCCCAGAACGCGATCCCGACGAAGATCTCGCAGCACCTCGAGGCTCTCGAGGAGCTCGGCGGGCTCGACGCGCTCGGCGGGCACAAGACCGACAACATGTACCACGCCGCCTGGGCGTGGGCCGGCAGCACGCCGTACCGCAGCACGAAGCTCGTCGGCGCCCACTTCGGCGGCACGCGTCAGCCGATGGCGATCGCATGGCCCAAGGGGATCACGCGGGACAAGACGCCCCGGCCGCAGTTCCACCACGTGGTCGACATCGTGCCGACGCTCTACTCGGTCCTGGACATCACGCCCCCGCAGCGGGTGAACGGCGTCGAGCAGGACTCGCTCGACGGCGTCAGCATGCAGTACACGTTCGACGACCCGGCCGCCGAGGGGACGCGCAAGACGCAGTTCTTCGACATCATGGCGAGCCGCGGCATCTACCACGACGGCTGGTTTGCTAGCGCCATGGGCCCGCGCGAGCCGTGGGTCGGCGGCATCCCCAAGGGGGCCCGCACGTGGACGCCCGAGAAGGACAAGTGGGAGCTCTACAACCTGGAGGAGGACTGGTCGCAAGCAAATGACCTGGCCGATCAGATGCCCGAGAAGGTCGAGCACCTGAAGAAGCTCTTCCTGATCGAGTCGACGAAGAACAAGAACCTGCCGATCGGCGGTGGCCTGTGGTCGACCGCCCTATTCCATCCGGAGGACGCCCCCGCGCCTCCTTATACCGAGTGGAGCTTCTACGGCCCGAACGTCGGCATGCCCGAGTCGGCCGCGCCGAAGCTCGGCAAGGTCGACAGCCTGGTCGACATGGAGCTGAAGGTCCCGGCCGACGCGAACGGCGTCCTCTACGCGCTGGCCGGCTTCTCGGGCGGCCTCACCTGCTATGTGCGGGACGGGAGGCTCTGCTACGAATTCAACCTCTTCGAAGTCGAGCGGACGAAGATCCAGTCCGAGACGAAGCTCCCCGAGGGGGACGTCCGCGTCGAGGTCCAGTCGCGCCTGGTCGATCGCATCGGCGGGGCGATGGACGTCACGCTGCGCGTGAACGGCAAGGAGGTCGCCAGCGGCCGGGTGCCCCGCGCCATGTCGCTTCACTTCACGAGCAATGCGACCTTCGACCTCGGCAGCGATTCCGATTCGCCCGTCTCGCTCGACTACTTCGACGAGGCGCCCTTCGAGTTCAACGGCGAGATCGGCGTCACGAAGATCGAGTACCTGAACAAGTAG